In Taeniopygia guttata chromosome 24, bTaeGut7.mat, whole genome shotgun sequence, a single genomic region encodes these proteins:
- the DLAT gene encoding dihydrolipoyllysine-residue acetyltransferase component of pyruvate dehydrogenase complex, mitochondrial: MWRVLARRVSRGAARPPGLVRPRRALGAGVGAGAGPARRGPVWGGPAPRPLLPPPAWPRLVPRRCCSLPAHQKVALPALSPTMQMGTISRWEKKEGDKINEGDLIAEVETDKATVGFESLEECYLAKILVPEGTRDVPIGAIICITVEKPEHIDAFKNYTLDSAAAAAPAASVPPPPAAAPSPPPQPSPQAPGSSYPPHMQITLPALSPTMTMGTVQRWEKKVGEKLNEGDLLAEIETDKATIGFEVQEEGYLAKILVPEGTRDVPLGAALCIIVEKEADIPAFADYQAAAVTDMKAAAPSAPPPPQVMATPAAAPAPPQPAAAPAPAAPSAGPPHKGGRVVVSPLAKKLAAEKGIDLTQVKGTGPDGRITKKDVESFVPSKAAPAAAPGAIPAAVEAAPEGTFTDIPISNIRRVIAQRLMQSKQTIPHYYLSIDVNMGKVLVLRKELNQEVSENIKLSVNDFIIKASALACLKVPEANSSWMDTVIRQNHVVDVSVAVSTPAGLITPIVFNAHIKGLAAISKDVASLAAKAREGKLQPHEFQGGTFTISNLGMYGIKNFSAIINPPQACILAVGSSKEILVPADNEKGFDVASMMSVTLSCDHRVVDGAVGAQWLAEFKKFLEKPVTMLL; the protein is encoded by the exons ATGTGGCGGGTGTTGGCGCGACGCGTGTCCCGGGGCGCGGCCCGGCCGCCCGGCCTGGTGCGGCCCCGCCGAGCGCTCGGGGCCGGGGTCGGGGCCGGggctggcccggcccggcgcggcccggTCTGGGGCGGCCCCGCGCCTCGCCCGTTGCTGCCGCCGCCCGCCTGGCCCCGGCTCGTCCCGCgccgctgctgcagcctcccGGCGCACCAGAAG GTGGCCCTGCCAGCGCTGTCCCCCACGATGCAGATGGGCACCATCTCACGCTGGGAGAAGAAGGAGGGGGACAAGATCAATGAAGGGGATCTCATAGCAGAG GTGGAGACAGACAAAGCTACAGTTGGCTTTGAGAGCCTGGAGGAATGTTACCTGGCCAAGATCCTGGTGCCTGAAGGAACAAGGGATGTTCCTATTGGGGCTATAATATGCATCACAGTAGAAAA GCCTGAACATATTGATGCCTTCAAAAATTACACCCTGgattctgcagcagctgctgcccccgCAGCCTCAGTGCCTccccctccagctgcagccccctccccaccacctcagccttctcctcaGGCCCCTGGCAGCTCTTACCCTCCTCACATGCAG ATcaccctccctgctctgtcaccCACCATGACAATGGGCACAGTGCAGAGGTGGGAGAAGAAGGTCGGGGAGAAGCTGAATGAGGGAGACTTACTGGCCGAAATTGAGACAGATAAAGCCACAATCG GCTTTGAAGTGCAGGAGGAAGGTTACCTGGCAAAGATCTTGGTGCCTGAGGGAACGAGAGATGTGCCCTtaggagctgctctgtgcatcATTGTGGAGAAGGAGGCTGATATTCCAGCCTTTGCTGACTACCAGGCTGCTGCAGTCACTGACatgaaggcagcagctccttctgctcctcctcctcctcag GTGATGGCaactcctgcagctgctcctgctcctccccagcctgctgctgctcctgccccagcagccccctCAGCGGGGCCACCCCACAAAGGAGGAAGGGTCGTGGTCAGTCCCCTGGCAAAGAAACTGGCAGCAGAGAAAGGAATCGACCTTACCCAAGTGAAAG GTACTGGACCAGATGGCAGAATCACCAAAAAAGATGTGGAGTCATTTGTGCCATCAAAGGCTGCTCCA gctgcagctccGGGGGCAATTCCTGCTGCAGTGGAGGCAGCACCCGAGGGGACCTTCACGGACATCCCCATCAGCAACATTCGCAGG gTCATTGCTCAGAGGCTGATGCAGTCCAAACAAACAATACCTCACTACTACCTGTCCATTGATGTCAACATGGGGAAAGTCCTGGTGCTAAGGAAAGAGCTCAATCAG gagGTCTCGGAGAACATTAAGCTTTCTGTCAATGATTTCATAATTAAAGCTTCTGCATTGGCATGCTTGAAAGTGCCTGAGGCAAATTCTTCATGGATGGACACAGTTATTAGGCA GAATCACGTGGTGGACGTGAGTGTGGCCGTCAGCACCCCCGCAGGACTCATCACCCCCATCGTCTTCAACGCCCACATCAAGGgcctggctgccatcagcaaggACGTGGCTTCCCTGGCAGCCAAGGCCCGGGAGGGGAAGCTCCAGCCTCACGAATTCCAG gGTGGGACTTTCACAATTTCCAATTTAGGAATGTATGGGATTAAGAATTTCTCTGCCATAATCAATCCACCTCAAGCCTGCATCCTGGCAGTGGGTTCCTCAAAAGAAATACTAGTGCCAGCTGATAATGAGAAAGG CTTTGACGTGGCCAGCATGATGTCTGTCACCCTGAGCTGTGATCACCGTGTTGTGGATGGAGCAGTTGGAGCACAGTGGCTTGCTGAGTTCAAGAAATTCCTTGAAAAGCCAGTAACCATGCTGCTATAA
- the NKAPD1 gene encoding uncharacterized protein NKAPD1, translating into MSRVPVGKVLLRNVIRHTGAHNKLQEETEMWKIREWEKQTEETYWKRQSRMLSDTSSSRMRSDGFDEEGHRADWKSRNPQLLDLVEDDLLRARSWNKKLYECEANMPDRWGHSGYKELYPEEFDTDSDQQEGDEQNAVNGKKRSHLGKQTARESHKRKKTKKSHKKKQKKHSHKKRKKKKKEQERTSTDSSRGESEGSGEETPSTRKGKHKRKKKPRKVPAKEPTSSSGQESDFCHASSSSTSSSEDTEPEGKKEKRPPRKRKKRHNSAPERPSEVPEKRSKRKNWKVAGDEKSEDSSDED; encoded by the exons ATGTCCCGCGTGCCCGTGGGGAAGGTGCTGCTCCGCAACGTCATCCGCCACACCGGAGCGCACAACAAG CTTCAGGAAGAGacagaaatgtggaaaataagAGAGTGGGAGAAGCAGACAGAAGAGACTTACtggaaaaggcagagcagaaTGCTGTCAGACACCTCCAG CAGCCGCATGCGCAGCGATGGCTTCGACGAGGAGGGGCACAGGGCGGACTGGAAATCCAGGAACCCACAGCTCCTTGACCTGGTGGAAGATGATCTCCTCAGGGCCAGATCCTGGAATAAAAAGCTGTATGAATGTGAAGCCAACATGCCAGACAG GTGGGGGCACAGTGGATATAAAGAGTTGTACCCTGAAGAATTTGACACAGACAG TGATCAGCAGGAAGGAGATGAGCAAAATGCTGTCAATGGGAAGAAGAGATCCCACCTGGGGAAGCAAACAGCCCGTGAGTcccacaaaaggaaaaaaaccaagaaatcccacaagaagaagcaaaaaaagcaCTCACacaaaaagaggaagaaaaagaaaaaggagcagGAGAGAACTTCCACAGATTCCTCCCGGGGGGAGAGTGAGGGCTCGGGAGAGGAGACTCCAAGCACCCGGAAAGGAAAACACAAGCGCAAGAAAAAGCCCAGGAAAGTGCCTGCCAAGGAACCTACCTCTTCTTCTGGGCAGGAGAGTGACTTTTGCCATgcaagcagctccagcaccagcagctctgaggacaCTGAACCcgaggggaaaaaggagaaacGGCCCccaaggaagagaaagaagcgCCACAACTCCGCACCCGAGAGGCCGAGTGAGGTGCCGGAGAAGAGGAGCAAGAGGAAGAACTGGAAGGTGGCGGGGGATGAGAAGTCTGAGGACAGCTCTGATGAGGACTGA